Genomic DNA from Paenibacillus donghaensis:
CAAACCCTCTGCCATGCTCCCCGGCTCTTGCCGCTTCGATTGAGGCGTTCAGTGCCAGCAGATTGGTTTGTTTGGCAATTTGGCTGATGGTCCCTGTGATCTGGCTGATGCTGTTGGAGCTGTCTTGAAGCTTTAGCGTGATCGCGGATATTTTATGAACTTCCTGTTCATTGCGCTCGTTGATCTGAATCAATTCCTCTACCACCTGATTGCTGGTATGGAAGACATCGACGATTTCTTCCGCCCGTCCTCTGACCGATTGGGCATTGCCGTTCATCAAGGCGAATTTCTCGCCAAAACCATAGAATTTGTCCACAATATGCTCCGTGTCATTGGATTGCGACTCCATAGCCTGCGCGATCCCCATAGAGGTCATGGAAGTCTCGCTGATAGAGCGGGCGGTCTGCTTCGAGGTCTCCTCCAGCTCATTGGTGCTGGTCTTAAGGACGGCAATCGATTGGTTCATATTGGTGATCAGATGTTTATTCTGCTGCACCATCACATTGAAGCTGTCGGCCAAATCCTTGAACTCACTGTCATAAGCTCCGTCTGCAGCAACCGTTAAATCTCCTTTGGCTAATTGCTTGAACAGCTGTGTCAGCTTCACTATAGGATTCGTAATGGAGCGTGACAAGAAAATACCGAAAGCAACAGCCACAAGAAGAGCCAGCGCTGTAACCAGCATCATTCGGTTCAGCATATCCTGGACCGGGCGCTTGATGTCCTTGTAGGAATCGGTAACCACCACAGTTAGATCCGCTTTCGGAATCTTGCTGATTCTCAGGAAATCTTGATCCTGTTCAATCGATCGGGATGCCAGCGTTGTTTCCGTTCGTTCGGCCAATAAAGCGGCAATCTGCGGACTGTCCGCGATGTCCTGCCCATTCATGGAATGGTCAGCTGAATTATACAGAATAATCCCGCTCCGGCTTAGCACATGGATTTGGCCCTCAGCATTGATCTTAATGTCTCCTAATTTACTAAGGAAGAACTGGCTGTCCACCGTCATCGCAAACACACCGAGGGTCTTGCCCTGCGCATCTTTAATGGGCTGTGAAAAAACGATCAACAATTGATCCGTGCTTGCCGAGTGGATGGCATCGCTGATGAAGGGGCCTCCCTGGAACGATTGGGTGAAATATTCACGGTCTGTCCGGGATTGCCCAATCGTGTCCAGATTCGTTCCGGCCACAATCGTCCCTTCGGGATCGAGCACCAGCAAGGAGTCGATGCCGGTTGAACCTTCGATGCTCTCAAGCAGGATATTATTGGCTTTCTGGAGCACAGCATTATCCTTGGAGAGAAGCGCTTGTTCGGTTAAGGCTCCTTGACTGCGAAGCTTCAACAACTCCTTAAAGGTATTATGTACTGAAATCACATGTGAGGTCTGTTCCTGCAGCTGCATGGCTGTCCACAGTCCTTCGCCGATCCGGTCGGCGTTGGCGATGATTTCGTCTTTGCTTTTTTTGAGCAGGATGTCTGACGAGATAAAGTACACTATAGTGGTGGTAGCTACAAGAACTGCAGCAACAAGCAAGCTAAGTAAGATCGGAAGCTTGACCCTTAGTGAAATGTTCCTTATTTTGTACGATAAGCTGTTTGTGTTCCTCATGTTGTTCATTCTCCCCTATTGATCTGTCTGATCCAGATGATGGTTACGTTATATTATCGGTTAATGGTGTTTTAAATTAAGGATATCTAATGAACGAAATACTTCGCTTCCAGTAACAGCTGATATACTATAGTCAGATTGAATGAAAAGAGGGTTGCTGCATGCGTTTGGAGTTACACGAAGGTGAATATAAGGTCAGTGAAGGAGACGCAGCGGTGGTGCTGCTGCCCAAGGAGTTCGCGCTGCTGCAGTTCCTCAACCGCAACAGGGGGCTGGCCTTCAGCCGTGAGCAGCTGCTGGATCAGGTGTGGCCGCTGGAATATCCGGTGGAGCGCACCGTAGATGATCACATCTACCGGTTGCGCAAGAAGCTGGCCGAGTTGAAGCATGTGCAGATCAAGACGATTCGCGGTTTCGGCTATAGCTTGAGTATAAGGGATGCCAACCCTGTGAATATCAGGATTCCGGCTGTGCAGGACACGGAGCTGCAGGAGACGCTGTTGGGCGTGCTGGGGAAATATCATCTGTACGGGCAAGGGCGTTCGATGCTCACTCTTGCCGGCCAGCAGGATATTCTAGGGTATGAGCTGGACCCTTTTTATTTGGTATGCACCCATTTTGTGGGTGGGGATTTGCAATGGCTGCTGGATACAGATGAGGTGGGACTGGGGGAGCGGTTGTATTATTTGCTGCTGTTTTATATTTTTAGCGGAGACCCCAGCACGAAGCTCGCTTTATGTGAGCAGGTGCTGGCGAAACATCTGTTGTCTGGCCCCCAGCACACAGAGCTGAAGATTCTCAATATTCTCGATTTGTACGCGCTGGCCGGAGAACCAGACAAGGCGCTGGAACGCCTGAAGCTGACCTATAAGGTGATTGCCGGACCAGGGTATGAGAACTTCATCCCAGTGACGGCGATCTCTGAGCTGTTTGTCCATCTGATCGCCGGAACGGCTGATGAACAGCTGGAGCAGTTGGCCCGCCGGATAGACGGGCTGCTGCTGGCTCAACCTTTTCTGCGTGAGATCGGCAGCTATCATGCGGTGAAGGGGATGTGGCATGTGCGGCGGGGGGCCTGGAAAGAAGCGGAGGAGCTGCTGGACGAGGGTCTTCAGGTGCTGGAGATGTCCGGATTTGTGCCGATGCAGCTGTATGCCCTGCACCGCATTGTACATTATTGCAACAGTGTTCCGTGCAAGGAAGCCTTGCGCCGTAAGTACAAGGGGTTACTCGAGGAAGCGTTGGAGAGAGTCGGTCTGAACCGGCTGCTTCAGCCGCTGGAGGAGAGGCTGCATGATGCGCTGCTGGCTCTTTGAGTATTTCGATCTCTTCAATTAGAAGCTGAAGTGAAGTATTTAGAAGGCCGCGCCTACAGTATGATGCGAAAATCTAACACTACGCACAGTGGCGGCTCCCTAAGTTCGAAGCATCGATTTAGTTGCGAAAACGCATCTAAATGGATATTTTTCTCCGTTTTGGGGGAAATAAATGCGAAAAGGCATCTAATTTGTTATTCTGAGCGTAAAAGTCGTGATTTACTCAAGATTAGTTGCAGATTCGCACTTATTCGACTGATGATGGGCATTTTGACTGGAATTAGTTGCACTTTCGCATCTATTTGCTCTGAACACTCGATAGGAAGTCCTTACTCCTCGCTGGGACCCAAGTAATAACCTGAAACATAACAAAATTGGCTATATTTCCTTAGCTTATAGGAAAAGTTGCCGCTGATTCGTCTGTTGGTG
This window encodes:
- a CDS encoding methyl-accepting chemotaxis protein, which encodes MRNTNSLSYKIRNISLRVKLPILLSLLVAAVLVATTTIVYFISSDILLKKSKDEIIANADRIGEGLWTAMQLQEQTSHVISVHNTFKELLKLRSQGALTEQALLSKDNAVLQKANNILLESIEGSTGIDSLLVLDPEGTIVAGTNLDTIGQSRTDREYFTQSFQGGPFISDAIHSASTDQLLIVFSQPIKDAQGKTLGVFAMTVDSQFFLSKLGDIKINAEGQIHVLSRSGIILYNSADHSMNGQDIADSPQIAALLAERTETTLASRSIEQDQDFLRISKIPKADLTVVVTDSYKDIKRPVQDMLNRMMLVTALALLVAVAFGIFLSRSITNPIVKLTQLFKQLAKGDLTVAADGAYDSEFKDLADSFNVMVQQNKHLITNMNQSIAVLKTSTNELEETSKQTARSISETSMTSMGIAQAMESQSNDTEHIVDKFYGFGEKFALMNGNAQSVRGRAEEIVDVFHTSNQVVEELIQINERNEQEVHKISAITLKLQDSSNSISQITGTISQIAKQTNLLALNASIEAARAGEHGRGFAVVASEIRKLAEQSSKQSNEIYTIIQQNLGFVADNHTSVMEINSISTLQDGLVGQTREAFQTILHKITEITEQIQTMADEVARMQQDKDDVLESAQSLSASGEEVSASVEEVTATMMEQSSTVQQLAGMVGTIERLTQQLAEAAAKFKVA
- a CDS encoding winged helix-turn-helix domain-containing protein; amino-acid sequence: MRLELHEGEYKVSEGDAAVVLLPKEFALLQFLNRNRGLAFSREQLLDQVWPLEYPVERTVDDHIYRLRKKLAELKHVQIKTIRGFGYSLSIRDANPVNIRIPAVQDTELQETLLGVLGKYHLYGQGRSMLTLAGQQDILGYELDPFYLVCTHFVGGDLQWLLDTDEVGLGERLYYLLLFYIFSGDPSTKLALCEQVLAKHLLSGPQHTELKILNILDLYALAGEPDKALERLKLTYKVIAGPGYENFIPVTAISELFVHLIAGTADEQLEQLARRIDGLLLAQPFLREIGSYHAVKGMWHVRRGAWKEAEELLDEGLQVLEMSGFVPMQLYALHRIVHYCNSVPCKEALRRKYKGLLEEALERVGLNRLLQPLEERLHDALLAL